A region of Vitis vinifera cultivar Pinot Noir 40024 chromosome 13, ASM3070453v1 DNA encodes the following proteins:
- the LOC104881184 gene encoding putative B3 domain-containing protein At3g24850, whose product MDFVVKDEKKHDQVLEETTNKFEDEGDQALQETIDKFEDDGDQCPQESIRIKKRAPWCHDDDEGGCVQEKKKRRMKKIMDKARFPSPHATPELPVILRNQIKALGGSDVMFVIEKPLFKIDVSTGHNRLSIPVNQIQKSFLTPEESERLNSGRNGKKCADMEVMLIEPSLHRETISLRKWDMKKASENSSSMYVLVTNWNSVVWRNSMSEDETVQLWYFRIKSKLGFTLVKRRLQDDPRNRSLRGILDS is encoded by the coding sequence ATGGATTTTGTTGTAAAAGATGAGAAGAAACACGACCAGGTTCTCGAAGAAACGACCaacaaatttgaagatgaaggcGATCAGGCTCTTCAAGAAACGATCGACAAATTTGAAGATGACGGTGATCAGTGTCCGCAAGAATCGATCAGGATCAAGAAGCGAGCCCCATGGTgccatgatgatgatgagggCGGGTGTGTTCAGGAGAAAAAGAAGCGAAGGATGAAGAAGATAATGGATAAGGCAAGGTTTCCGTCTCCCCATGCAACACCAGAGCTCCCTGTCATTCTCAGGAATCAGATCAAGGCTTTGGGGGGTTCTGATGTCATGTTTGTAATCGAGAAACCTCTTTTCAAGATTGATGTGAGTACCGGTCACAACCGTCTGTCCATACCCGTAAACCAGATCCAAAAAAGTTTCCTCACACCTGAAGAGAGTGAGAGGTTGAACTCAGGAAGAAACGGAAAAAAATGTGCAGATATGGAAGTGATGTTGATTGAGCCCTCCCTTCATCGGGAAACCATCAGCTTGAGGAAGTGGGACATGAAGAAAGCTTCCGAAAATTCTAGCTCAATGTATGTGTTGGTGACTAATTGGAATTCGGTTGTATGGAGGAATAGCATGAGTGAAGATGAAACGGTGCAGCTCTGGTATTTTCGAATCAAGTCCAAGTTGGGTTTCACTCTTGTAAAGAGAAGACTACAAGATGATCCTAGGAATCGTTCATTAAGGGGCATCCTGGATAGTTGA
- the LOC109123654 gene encoding uncharacterized protein LOC109123654 — protein sequence MDYVVEDEKKHDQRLEETMKIFEYGGDRCLQKTIKIKKRPPRCHDDEKKHDQRLEETMKIFEDGGDRCLQKTIKIKKRPPRCHDDDDNEDGDGGCVQEKKKLRMKKMMDRARCPSLHATPELPVILRNRIKIRQSFLTPEENERLNSGGNGKKCVDMEVMLIKPSLHRETISLRKWNMKKASGNSTSMYVLVTNWKSVTERNNMKEDETVQLWSFRIKSKLGFALVKRRLQDDPRNCSLRGTLDS from the exons ATGGATTATGTGGTAGAAGATGAGAAGAAACACGATCAACGTCTTGAAGAAACGATGAAGATATTTGAATATGGAGGTGATCGGTGTCTTCAAAAAACGATCAAGATCAAGAAGCGGCCACCACGGTGCCATGATGATGAGAAGAAACACGATCAGCGTCTTGAAGAAACGATGAAGATATTCGAAGATGGAGGTGATCGGTGTCTTCAAAAAACGATCAAGATTAAAAAACGGCCACCACGGTGCCATGATGATGACGACAATGAAGATGGTGATGGGGGGTGTGTTCAGGAGAAAAAGAAGCTgaggatgaagaagatgatggatAGGGCAAGGTGTCCGTCTCTCCATGCAACACCAGAGCTCCCTGTCATCCTCAGGAATCGGATCAAG ATACGACAAAGTTTCCTCACACCTGAAGAGAACGAGAGGTTGAACTCAGGAGGAAACGGAAAAAAATGTGTAGATATGGAAGTGATGTTGATTAAGCCCTCCCTTCATCGGGAAACCATCAGTCTGAGGAAGTGGAACATGAAGAAAGCTTCCGGAAATTCTACCTCAATGTATGTGTTGGTGACTAATTGGAAATCGGTTACGGAAAGGAATAACATGAAGGAAGATGAAACGGTGCAGCTCTGGTCTTTTCGAATCAAGTCCAAGTTGGGTTTCGCTCTTGTAAAGAGAAGACTACAAGATGATCCTAGGAATTGTTCATTAAGGGGTACCCTGGATAGCTGA